In Mustelus asterias chromosome 20, sMusAst1.hap1.1, whole genome shotgun sequence, a single genomic region encodes these proteins:
- the LOC144508328 gene encoding uncharacterized protein LOC144508328, giving the protein MINPAREVVAAVVSVNTLQSRTGIQCQEGMNDLLCTARDKLAHNKRERSQMDGAMPEMIILMDFEERALQLAEEEADRSCAKGEMGGNKSSTSGEQPNASASHVQETLRWIISQRWRSKSHHSFQPHPPPAQGHTRWNLVLERSQGH; this is encoded by the exons ATGATCAACCCAGCacgggaggtggtggcagcagtGGTCAGTGTCAACACATTGCAGAGTAGGACAGGCATCCAGTGCCAGGAAGGGATGAACGATCTTCTCTGTactgccagg GACAAGTTGGCTCATAATaagagggagagatcccagatGGATGGAGCGATGCCTGAGATGATTATCCTCATGGACTTCGAAGAAAGAGCCCTCCAGCTGGCTGAGGAGGAAGCCGATCGTTCCTGCGCCAAGGGTGAGATGGGCGGCAACAAATCAA gcacatCAGGGGAGCAGCCCAATGCCTCTGCCAGCCACGTCCAAGAGACACTAAGGTGGATCATTTCTCAGAGGTGGAGATCAAAGAGCCATCACAGCTTTcagccacaccctccaccagcgcagGGACACACTCGATGGAACCTAGTTTTAGAGAGGTCTCAGGGTCACTAA